From the Microbacterium sp. W4I4 genome, one window contains:
- a CDS encoding alpha/beta hydrolase-fold protein → MFRIRRSQDTCPPTRSLRPFAAAGLALTLVLGAVPAVAQAADATPTPGPTIVADADSPTGYTGHFVYYDPDATSVVFVADILLRNWADQSDTRVYQPDEYKPGLMRGGGGYEVAMTNVGDGYWVTDVPLAAGVNQYWFYVDGDRNYWAPDPANAPNFAPDGLTGNARRAFNKVYVPYDDAKQDFAPLEARQIELERADAPKGDFSYVPFEIGGTTRTVGVYLPPGYDPDRAEPYKTIYMQHGSGQDQSDWMTIGDVPVIMDNLIQDGDTEPAVVISTNSTYMGAANQGYQNLRDVVMPFVEGNYNVSTKAIDRAFAGLSMGAGITQSIINYDATEFGYYGPWSGGASVRATTENIGAPYILYGGGKWDFGLPNANTVADLDKVAFVENVVVSGAHDFNAWNQMFTTFARDYVWQPEAFVQDEIGQLKDGVAASGLNQGNANALTVKLDGALALLAAGDTAGSLDQLNVFLNQVSVFQKTGKLTADQVDGLRAVADQITFSLEYWQ, encoded by the coding sequence GTGTTCAGAATCCGCCGATCTCAAGACACCTGCCCACCCACCCGCAGCCTTCGACCCTTCGCTGCCGCGGGACTCGCGCTGACTCTCGTCCTCGGAGCCGTGCCGGCCGTCGCACAGGCCGCCGACGCCACTCCGACGCCCGGCCCGACGATCGTCGCCGACGCCGACTCCCCGACCGGCTACACCGGTCACTTCGTCTACTACGACCCGGATGCGACGTCGGTCGTCTTCGTGGCCGACATCCTGCTGCGCAACTGGGCCGACCAGTCCGACACCCGGGTCTACCAGCCCGACGAGTACAAGCCCGGACTCATGCGCGGAGGTGGCGGCTACGAGGTCGCGATGACGAACGTCGGAGACGGCTACTGGGTCACCGACGTTCCACTGGCGGCCGGTGTGAACCAGTACTGGTTCTACGTGGACGGCGACCGCAACTACTGGGCGCCCGACCCTGCCAACGCACCGAACTTCGCACCCGACGGCCTCACCGGAAATGCACGCCGCGCCTTCAACAAGGTGTACGTGCCGTACGACGACGCCAAGCAGGATTTCGCTCCGCTTGAAGCCCGGCAGATCGAGCTCGAGCGCGCCGACGCGCCCAAGGGCGACTTCAGCTACGTGCCGTTCGAGATCGGCGGCACGACGCGCACCGTCGGCGTCTACCTGCCCCCGGGATACGACCCCGACCGCGCCGAGCCGTACAAGACCATCTACATGCAGCACGGCAGCGGACAGGACCAGTCCGACTGGATGACCATCGGTGATGTGCCTGTCATCATGGACAACCTCATCCAAGATGGCGACACCGAGCCCGCGGTGGTCATCTCGACGAACTCCACCTACATGGGTGCGGCGAACCAGGGATACCAGAACCTCCGCGACGTCGTCATGCCGTTCGTCGAGGGGAACTACAACGTGTCCACCAAGGCCATCGACCGCGCCTTCGCTGGCCTGTCGATGGGCGCCGGAATTACACAGAGCATCATCAACTACGACGCGACGGAGTTCGGCTACTACGGACCGTGGAGCGGCGGGGCGAGCGTGCGCGCGACTACGGAGAACATCGGCGCGCCGTACATCCTCTACGGCGGCGGCAAGTGGGACTTCGGACTTCCGAACGCCAACACCGTCGCCGATCTCGACAAGGTCGCTTTCGTGGAGAACGTGGTGGTCTCCGGTGCGCATGACTTCAACGCCTGGAACCAGATGTTCACCACGTTCGCCCGCGACTACGTGTGGCAGCCCGAGGCGTTCGTGCAGGACGAGATCGGCCAGCTCAAGGACGGCGTGGCCGCGTCCGGCCTGAACCAGGGCAACGCTAACGCACTGACGGTGAAGCTCGACGGGGCGCTCGCCCTTCTCGCCGCCGGTGACACCGCGGGCTCGCTGGACCAGCTCAACGTGTTCCTGAACCAGGTGAGCGTCTTCCAGAAGACCGGCAAGCTCACCGCCGACCAGGTGGACGGACTGCGCGCAGTCGCAGACCAGATCACCTTCAGCCTGGAGTACTGGCAGTAA
- a CDS encoding M23 family metallopeptidase, which yields MSRRALRLALAASAASVVPAAVVAAAEDADIPVVEVEPVVEATEPVVEPETESTPVMDAFAQASGALGFAPVRDDEPAASASASDEPLLVGATPASVHAAPRRHRVAKRLVAAGASLGVMTVAGFMAVSMTLPATAVAAAQGGAAPVASLVAADAQKSTAKVPDDEIQAFVASSGVKDEALVRSDEYSTVSLIDVAAEENIRFSDSLYTNDPEAAIQWPFMVGVAMSSPYGMRNGRMHAGIDLVPGNGATIQAIADGTVRIATESGGAYGVTAYVDHIIDGKVVTSHYAHMQHGSLQVKAGQKVKVGDTIGKVGNTGRSYGAHLHFEIIINGSTVNPLDWMRKNAGRYSY from the coding sequence ATGAGTCGCCGCGCTCTGCGCCTCGCTCTCGCCGCGTCTGCGGCATCCGTCGTCCCCGCGGCCGTCGTCGCCGCGGCCGAGGATGCGGACATCCCCGTCGTCGAGGTCGAGCCGGTCGTCGAGGCAACCGAGCCGGTCGTCGAGCCCGAGACCGAGTCGACTCCCGTCATGGATGCGTTCGCGCAGGCATCCGGTGCTCTCGGTTTCGCGCCCGTCCGCGATGACGAGCCCGCAGCTTCCGCCTCCGCCTCCGATGAGCCTCTGCTCGTCGGCGCGACTCCCGCATCCGTGCACGCGGCTCCGCGTCGCCATCGTGTGGCGAAGCGCCTCGTCGCCGCAGGCGCGAGCCTCGGCGTCATGACGGTGGCCGGCTTCATGGCCGTGTCGATGACGCTGCCGGCCACTGCCGTGGCCGCCGCGCAGGGTGGGGCGGCTCCGGTCGCATCCCTCGTCGCCGCGGATGCCCAGAAGTCGACTGCGAAGGTCCCCGACGACGAGATCCAGGCGTTCGTCGCCTCGTCCGGCGTGAAGGACGAGGCGCTGGTGCGCTCGGACGAGTACTCGACGGTCTCGCTGATCGATGTCGCGGCCGAAGAGAACATCCGCTTCTCCGACAGCCTGTACACGAACGACCCTGAGGCCGCGATCCAGTGGCCGTTCATGGTCGGAGTCGCGATGAGCTCGCCCTACGGCATGCGCAACGGCCGCATGCACGCGGGCATCGACCTCGTCCCCGGCAACGGCGCGACGATCCAGGCGATCGCCGACGGAACCGTGCGGATCGCGACCGAGTCCGGTGGCGCCTACGGTGTCACCGCATACGTCGACCACATCATCGACGGCAAGGTCGTCACGAGCCACTACGCGCACATGCAGCACGGTTCGCTGCAGGTCAAGGCCGGGCAGAAGGTCAAGGTCGGGGACACCATCGGAAAGGTCGGCAACACCGGTCGTTCCTATGGCGCTCACCTGCATTTCGAGATCATCATCAATGGCTCAACGGTCAATCCGCTGGACTGGATGCGCAAGAACGCGGGCCGGTACTCGTACTGA
- a CDS encoding inositol monophosphatase family protein: MSDVDLGALVADIAREAGDLAKRRRGEGVSLAATKSTLADIVTEADREVERLIRDRVRAERPGDGFLGEETGADRGTSGLTWVVDPIDGTVNYAYGIASYSVSIAVVEGEPDPERWQGVAAAVNAPVLGELFTAVRGEGAWLDGTRLAVNEETPAGALLGTGFGYDPATHDGDLAMVRRVMTMARDLRRMGSAAIDLSYVAAGRLDGYFERGLNAWDFAAGAILVQEAGGSATRLELDSARPMLVAGGPAVHGRLLDIIGGGA, translated from the coding sequence GTGAGCGACGTCGATCTCGGTGCGCTCGTCGCGGACATCGCGCGTGAGGCGGGCGATCTGGCCAAGCGTCGACGGGGCGAGGGCGTGTCGCTGGCCGCGACCAAGTCGACCTTGGCGGACATCGTCACGGAGGCCGACCGCGAGGTGGAGCGCCTGATTCGCGACCGGGTGCGCGCCGAGCGGCCGGGCGACGGATTCCTCGGTGAGGAGACCGGCGCCGACCGCGGCACCAGCGGACTGACCTGGGTGGTCGACCCGATCGACGGGACCGTCAACTACGCCTACGGCATCGCGTCGTACTCGGTGAGCATCGCGGTGGTGGAGGGCGAGCCCGATCCGGAGCGCTGGCAGGGCGTTGCGGCCGCTGTGAACGCCCCCGTGCTCGGGGAGCTGTTCACCGCGGTGCGCGGTGAGGGCGCATGGCTGGACGGCACGCGCCTCGCGGTGAACGAGGAGACGCCGGCCGGCGCGCTGCTCGGAACAGGCTTCGGCTACGACCCCGCCACGCACGACGGCGACCTCGCGATGGTGCGCCGCGTGATGACGATGGCGCGCGACCTGCGCCGGATGGGCTCGGCGGCGATCGACCTGTCCTATGTCGCCGCTGGACGACTGGACGGATACTTCGAGCGCGGACTGAATGCGTGGGACTTCGCCGCCGGGGCGATCCTCGTGCAGGAGGCCGGAGGATCGGCGACAAGGCTGGAGCTGGACAGCGCTCGCCCGATGCTCGTCGCCGGAGGGCCGGCTGTCCACGGGCGGCTGCTCGACATCATTGGCGGTGGTGCGTGA
- a CDS encoding enoyl-CoA hydratase/isomerase family protein: MTESILFTVDDGLARLTLNRPASLNAFDADLAMAWRDVTAEAVGRDDVRAIMLDANGRAFCAGGDVLAMATGMGGGEDITSLAHVINEGILTLTTSAIPVVAAAHGTTAGGGLGILMCSDYAIVGAGSKIGSLYANIGLTPDLSVSAQLARAIGERRALQLVLQDRMLTASEAVEWGLVAEAVEGPSTGSGTQDAAAEADAVRERAEQVARFWLAGAAGAYGHAKRLVRSQPSRTFAEQLAEEASSIGAAFDTPDAQARVAGFAAASKKTAR; this comes from the coding sequence ATGACCGAATCCATCCTCTTCACGGTCGATGACGGCCTCGCGCGCCTCACACTGAACCGGCCCGCGAGCCTGAACGCCTTCGACGCCGACCTGGCGATGGCGTGGCGCGACGTCACGGCTGAGGCGGTCGGGCGTGACGACGTGCGGGCGATCATGCTGGATGCCAACGGACGCGCCTTCTGCGCCGGGGGAGACGTTCTGGCGATGGCCACGGGCATGGGCGGCGGCGAGGACATCACCTCGCTCGCGCACGTCATCAACGAGGGCATCCTCACGCTCACCACCTCCGCGATCCCCGTCGTGGCGGCGGCGCACGGCACGACGGCCGGCGGCGGGCTCGGCATCCTGATGTGCAGCGACTACGCGATCGTCGGCGCAGGCTCGAAGATCGGCAGCCTGTACGCGAACATCGGCCTCACCCCCGACCTGTCGGTCTCGGCGCAGCTGGCGCGGGCGATCGGCGAGCGCCGCGCACTGCAGCTGGTGCTGCAGGACCGGATGCTGACGGCATCCGAAGCCGTGGAATGGGGACTCGTCGCCGAGGCGGTCGAGGGCCCTTCGACGGGCTCAGGGACCCAGGATGCCGCGGCGGAAGCGGATGCCGTGCGCGAGCGCGCCGAGCAGGTGGCGCGGTTCTGGCTGGCAGGCGCCGCCGGTGCCTACGGGCACGCGAAGCGACTGGTGCGCTCGCAGCCCTCGCGCACCTTCGCCGAGCAGCTGGCCGAGGAGGCCAGCTCGATCGGTGCGGCGTTCGATACCCCGGATGCTCAGGCGCGCGTGGCCGGGTTCGCCGCCGCATCGAAGAAGACCGCCCGCTGA
- a CDS encoding bile acid:sodium symporter family protein, which translates to MTTIALPIALGIIMLGLGLSLTLADFARVLKQPKAVITALFCQLIILPVVCFGLVLLFDLPPVLAVGMMMLAASPGGTTANLYSHLFRGDIALNISLTAVNSVIAVITLPVITNVAILYFEPFDDQLGLQWDKALEVFAIVLLPVALGMLIRRFWPRFADGMDKPVRIASVVILVVVIAGAVASNWKLLSENFAQLAVITILFCLISLGIGFVVPRMLKIGRRQAIATSFEIGIHNATLAIVIAQTVLGSTELMLPAAVYGVLMFFIAFGFGFLIRDRTPQQVHAEAPAIR; encoded by the coding sequence TTGACCACCATTGCCTTGCCGATCGCACTCGGCATCATCATGCTCGGCCTCGGCCTGAGCCTCACGCTTGCAGATTTCGCACGCGTGCTGAAGCAGCCGAAGGCGGTGATCACCGCGTTGTTCTGCCAGTTGATCATCTTGCCGGTGGTGTGCTTCGGACTCGTGCTGCTCTTCGATCTTCCACCGGTGCTCGCCGTGGGCATGATGATGCTCGCGGCCTCGCCTGGAGGCACCACGGCCAACCTGTACAGCCACCTCTTCCGCGGCGACATCGCACTGAATATCTCGCTGACCGCTGTGAACTCGGTGATCGCCGTGATCACCCTCCCGGTGATCACGAACGTCGCGATCCTCTACTTCGAGCCCTTCGACGATCAGCTCGGGCTGCAATGGGACAAGGCCCTCGAAGTCTTCGCGATCGTGCTGCTTCCGGTGGCCCTCGGGATGCTTATCCGCAGGTTCTGGCCCAGGTTCGCCGATGGCATGGACAAGCCGGTGCGCATCGCGAGCGTCGTCATCCTCGTCGTCGTGATCGCCGGCGCCGTCGCATCCAACTGGAAGCTGCTCTCCGAGAACTTCGCCCAGCTCGCGGTCATCACGATCCTGTTCTGCCTGATCAGTCTCGGCATCGGCTTCGTGGTTCCGCGGATGCTGAAGATCGGCAGGCGCCAGGCCATCGCGACGTCGTTCGAGATCGGCATCCACAATGCGACTCTGGCGATCGTCATCGCGCAGACCGTGCTCGGCTCGACCGAGCTCATGCTGCCCGCCGCCGTCTACGGCGTGTTGATGTTCTTCATCGCCTTCGGGTTCGGATTCCTCATCCGGGACCGGACGCCGCAGCAGGTGCACGCCGAGGCCCCGGCGATACGCTGA
- a CDS encoding FBP domain-containing protein — protein sequence MRALTETQIRDAIRNADADEVAEVGMPHDLILTDWDYVDFLAWRDPESSRRAVVIVEHEGAPVGIVLRATDPARVRSGMCNICHTLQPGNQVALLTARRGGTKGRRGDSAGTYICADLSCHDNVRLAHPLAPNEVRAPGQADMRLDGTRARMEKFVMRVLSED from the coding sequence ATGCGAGCACTGACCGAGACCCAGATCCGAGATGCGATCCGGAACGCGGATGCCGATGAGGTCGCCGAGGTCGGGATGCCGCACGATCTCATCCTCACCGACTGGGACTACGTCGACTTCCTCGCGTGGCGCGACCCGGAATCCAGCCGCCGCGCGGTGGTGATCGTCGAGCACGAGGGTGCTCCGGTGGGGATCGTGCTGCGAGCGACCGATCCGGCACGAGTGCGCTCGGGCATGTGCAACATCTGCCACACGCTGCAGCCCGGCAACCAGGTGGCGCTGCTCACCGCGCGCCGCGGGGGAACGAAGGGGCGTCGCGGCGACAGCGCCGGCACGTACATCTGCGCGGACCTGTCCTGCCACGACAACGTGCGCCTCGCGCATCCGCTCGCCCCGAACGAGGTGCGCGCGCCCGGGCAGGCCGACATGCGCCTGGACGGCACGCGGGCGCGCATGGAGAAGTTCGTGATGCGGGTGCTCAGCGAGGATTGA
- a CDS encoding GntR family transcriptional regulator codes for MPIPSASRVGEVPRQLVRERVHLTIREAILSGVLAPGERLDEAALRGWLGVSATPIRQALHALVIEGLVESAPQSHTIVAMPRADRVVENLQTLGVMIVGVSALTVPVLTEADRMLLAELAGRTADRLAESDAIAAAVVSGEYFQRLVERCPNRVLIGIIERFGVPLGHHAFSARDGLGAAVEELEPAYRGLQAAMSANDAAGIDHATRRAFLLTGVDHSSPGGDPS; via the coding sequence ATGCCGATTCCCAGTGCGAGTCGAGTCGGCGAGGTGCCGCGGCAGCTGGTCCGTGAACGGGTGCATCTGACCATCCGCGAGGCGATCCTGTCCGGTGTCCTCGCGCCAGGCGAGCGGCTCGACGAAGCGGCGCTGCGCGGCTGGCTGGGCGTCTCGGCGACACCGATCCGTCAGGCTCTGCACGCGCTCGTGATCGAAGGGCTCGTGGAGTCGGCGCCGCAGTCGCACACCATCGTCGCCATGCCCCGCGCCGATCGGGTGGTGGAGAATCTGCAGACCCTCGGCGTCATGATCGTGGGAGTCAGTGCCCTGACGGTACCCGTGCTCACCGAAGCCGATCGCATGCTTCTGGCAGAACTCGCCGGAAGGACGGCCGACCGACTCGCCGAGAGCGACGCCATCGCTGCGGCCGTGGTATCGGGTGAGTACTTCCAGCGGCTCGTGGAACGATGCCCCAACCGCGTGCTCATCGGCATCATCGAGCGCTTCGGCGTGCCACTGGGGCATCACGCCTTCAGCGCCCGTGATGGACTCGGAGCCGCAGTGGAGGAGCTCGAGCCCGCGTATCGAGGGCTGCAGGCGGCGATGTCCGCCAATGACGCTGCCGGCATCGATCACGCGACCCGACGGGCATTCCTGCTCACCGGCGTGGACCACTCGTCCCCTGGCGGCGATCCTTCCTAG
- a CDS encoding multicopper oxidase domain-containing protein yields the protein MSHFLGATPPTPARNRGFWPMRDIPTVVWLLLTVIAAVAHRALPMPGWLMLHLLLLGAVTHAILTWSQYFSFALLRSRATEADRRTQNIRLILSNSGAAIVIAGVLTRLWPVTIVGAAALVVAVIWHAVSLIHRSRHSMPGRFGRTIRYYIASAALLSIGASLGAWLARGDGAPNLVLAHAFLNVLGWIGLTVAGTVVTLWPTILRTRADGHAAGGAARALPLLAGGVVAAATGAALSQLLIVGVGLVAYLIGLVIIGVSLFRAARQKAPRSFSAMSVGLALVWWAGSVAVLAVGAVVSAVDGSGFEALAALVDQVVPYLAAGFAAQVVLGALSYLIPVVLGGGPTPVRVGTTGFDAAGPLRVTVANAALAVCALPVSSLMRVAASVLYLIAMASFLVVMLRAMRAQRRAKAPGLAGVGQKSIPEAAAGDVSDPSSVREAAASDVSDPARAQRPARRHGPMVPEGEQPQGRRAGQAVAGLLAVLLVVAGTAAADPVGLGWSAAATGDADAPVRTVQVEAADMRFTPNRIEVPAGTRLIIEVTNTDASLVHDLVFANGIAGKRLAPGQSETIDVGVITGDLDGWCSIVGHRQMGMTLQIVASGAAPAPAATDDAHAGHDMGAKTDAEPGPDFTPYRAALDPLPASASPVTRELTLTVRDEKKEVAPGITQTLWTYNGSAPGPLLHGRVGDRFVITLVNKGSMGHSIDFHAGVLAPDHPMRTIAPGESLTYTFTATRAGIWMYHCSTMPMTAHIANGMYGGVVIEPADLPAVDRSYVLVQGEYYLGDHDGGEVDVDRIATRDPDLVTFNGYANQYDHAPLEAKVGERVRVWVLDAGIERPTSFHVIGGQFDTVWSEGAYLLNRSADTGSQALGLQPAQGGFVELTFPEKGTYPFVSHFMLDAERGAHGLFDVTE from the coding sequence ATGAGCCACTTCCTGGGCGCAACACCTCCGACCCCGGCCAGGAACCGCGGATTCTGGCCGATGCGCGACATCCCCACCGTCGTCTGGCTGCTGCTGACCGTCATCGCGGCCGTCGCCCACCGCGCCCTGCCGATGCCTGGCTGGCTGATGTTGCACCTGCTGCTGCTTGGCGCCGTCACCCACGCGATCCTGACGTGGAGCCAGTACTTCTCGTTCGCCCTGCTGCGCAGCCGGGCCACCGAGGCCGATCGCCGCACGCAGAACATCCGCCTGATCCTGTCCAACTCCGGCGCCGCCATCGTCATCGCGGGTGTCCTCACGCGCCTCTGGCCGGTCACGATCGTCGGAGCCGCGGCCCTGGTCGTGGCCGTGATCTGGCACGCGGTGAGCCTGATCCACCGGTCCCGCCACAGCATGCCCGGTCGGTTCGGCCGCACGATCCGGTACTACATCGCATCCGCCGCCCTGCTGAGCATCGGCGCGTCGCTGGGCGCATGGCTCGCGCGCGGCGACGGGGCGCCGAACCTCGTGCTGGCCCACGCCTTCCTCAACGTGCTGGGCTGGATCGGCCTCACGGTGGCAGGCACCGTGGTCACCCTGTGGCCGACGATCCTGCGCACGCGTGCCGACGGGCACGCAGCAGGAGGTGCCGCGCGCGCCCTGCCGCTGCTCGCCGGTGGTGTCGTCGCGGCCGCGACCGGTGCCGCGCTGTCGCAGCTGCTGATCGTCGGCGTCGGGCTCGTCGCCTACCTGATCGGGCTCGTGATCATCGGCGTCTCGCTGTTCCGCGCCGCCCGGCAGAAGGCTCCGCGCAGCTTTTCTGCCATGTCCGTAGGCCTGGCCCTGGTGTGGTGGGCGGGCTCCGTCGCAGTGCTCGCGGTCGGCGCGGTCGTCTCAGCCGTCGACGGTTCGGGCTTCGAGGCGCTCGCCGCGCTCGTCGACCAGGTCGTCCCGTATCTCGCCGCCGGCTTCGCCGCGCAGGTCGTGCTGGGTGCGCTCAGCTACCTGATCCCCGTCGTGCTCGGCGGTGGCCCGACTCCGGTGCGCGTCGGCACCACGGGGTTCGATGCGGCGGGCCCGCTGCGGGTTACGGTCGCCAACGCCGCGCTCGCCGTCTGTGCCCTGCCGGTGTCGAGCCTGATGCGTGTGGCGGCATCCGTCCTGTATCTGATCGCGATGGCATCCTTCCTGGTCGTGATGCTGCGCGCGATGCGCGCGCAGCGCCGCGCCAAGGCGCCCGGCCTCGCCGGTGTGGGGCAGAAAAGCATCCCCGAGGCCGCCGCGGGCGACGTTTCTGATCCATCCTCGGTGCGGGAGGCCGCTGCGAGCGACGTTTCTGATCCAGCCCGCGCGCAGAGGCCGGCGCGCCGGCACGGACCCATGGTGCCCGAGGGTGAGCAGCCGCAGGGTCGCCGCGCCGGGCAGGCCGTCGCGGGGCTGCTGGCCGTGCTGCTGGTCGTCGCCGGGACCGCGGCGGCGGATCCGGTCGGGCTCGGCTGGAGCGCGGCGGCGACGGGGGATGCGGATGCCCCGGTGCGGACCGTGCAGGTCGAGGCGGCGGACATGCGCTTCACCCCGAACCGCATCGAGGTCCCGGCCGGCACCCGCCTGATCATCGAGGTCACCAACACCGACGCGTCGCTCGTGCACGACCTGGTGTTCGCGAACGGCATCGCGGGCAAGCGACTCGCTCCCGGGCAGTCCGAGACGATCGACGTGGGCGTGATCACCGGCGACCTCGACGGCTGGTGCTCGATCGTCGGCCACCGGCAGATGGGCATGACACTGCAGATCGTCGCGAGCGGAGCCGCCCCCGCACCGGCTGCGACCGACGACGCGCACGCCGGGCACGACATGGGCGCGAAGACGGATGCCGAGCCCGGCCCCGACTTCACGCCGTACCGGGCCGCGCTGGATCCGCTTCCGGCATCCGCTTCTCCCGTCACCCGCGAGCTGACGCTCACCGTGCGCGACGAGAAGAAGGAGGTCGCGCCGGGCATCACCCAGACGCTGTGGACCTACAACGGGTCCGCACCGGGGCCGCTGCTGCACGGCAGGGTGGGCGACAGGTTCGTCATCACGCTGGTGAACAAGGGCTCGATGGGGCACTCCATCGACTTCCACGCCGGGGTTCTCGCGCCCGACCATCCGATGCGCACGATCGCGCCGGGGGAGAGCCTGACGTACACGTTCACCGCGACCCGCGCCGGCATCTGGATGTACCACTGCTCGACCATGCCCATGACAGCGCACATCGCGAACGGCATGTACGGCGGCGTCGTCATAGAACCCGCCGACCTGCCCGCGGTGGACCGCAGCTACGTGCTCGTGCAGGGGGAGTACTACCTGGGAGACCACGACGGCGGCGAAGTCGACGTCGACAGGATCGCCACGCGCGACCCCGACCTGGTCACCTTCAACGGCTACGCGAACCAGTACGATCACGCGCCGCTCGAGGCGAAGGTCGGTGAGCGGGTTCGGGTGTGGGTGCTGGATGCCGGCATCGAGCGACCGACGAGCTTCCACGTCATCGGCGGACAGTTCGACACCGTCTGGTCCGAGGGCGCGTATCTCCTGAACAGGTCGGCCGACACCGGCTCGCAGGCGCTCGGACTGCAGCCCGCGCAGGGCGGCTTCGTGGAGCTGACCTTCCCTGAGAAGGGCACCTACCCGTTCGTGTCTCACTTCATGCTCGACGCCGAGCGCGGCGCGCACGGATTGTTCGACGTGACCGAATAG
- a CDS encoding metalloregulator ArsR/SmtB family transcription factor translates to MENNPTSEDGQHDGIRRRVDGRRHSSTRERILREVESRGTASTAELVAETGLHENTVREHLSRLRADGRLRRVRAEVQGRGRPGWLWQAPPADVVNPYAGLALALADTLTRVSEDPTAQARASGMRWGGEIVEQQADAVDDPRALAIDVMRQQGFAPEVEGEDIVLHRCPLLAAAARRTDVVCAVHEGMLAGIVGSRDPQADARLLPFQADGACILRLRAAS, encoded by the coding sequence GTGGAAAACAATCCAACTTCCGAAGACGGCCAGCACGACGGGATCCGTCGGCGCGTCGACGGCCGTCGCCACTCGTCCACGCGGGAGAGGATCCTCCGCGAGGTCGAGTCCCGCGGCACCGCATCCACGGCCGAGCTCGTCGCCGAGACCGGCCTGCACGAGAACACCGTCCGCGAGCATCTCTCGCGTCTGCGCGCCGACGGCCGGCTGCGCCGCGTCCGCGCCGAGGTCCAGGGGCGCGGACGCCCGGGATGGCTCTGGCAGGCCCCACCGGCCGACGTCGTGAATCCGTACGCCGGACTGGCGCTCGCCCTCGCCGACACCCTGACCCGCGTGAGCGAGGACCCGACCGCACAGGCCCGTGCCTCCGGCATGCGGTGGGGCGGCGAGATCGTCGAGCAGCAGGCGGATGCCGTCGACGACCCCCGCGCGCTGGCGATCGACGTGATGCGTCAGCAGGGCTTCGCCCCCGAGGTCGAGGGCGAGGACATCGTCCTGCACCGCTGCCCGCTGCTCGCTGCCGCGGCGCGCCGCACCGACGTCGTCTGCGCCGTGCACGAGGGGATGCTCGCGGGCATCGTCGGCTCGCGCGACCCGCAGGCGGATGCCAGGCTGCTGCCGTTCCAGGCCGACGGCGCCTGCATCCTGCGGCTGCGCGCCGCCTCGTGA
- a CDS encoding DUF2249 domain-containing protein, with product MGDIEIHRSRSEATNQSPTAGCTCGEVDEELPELDVQTIPHAVRHAAIFGAIESLRPGAAMVISATHNPVPLLTQLEAKHGAAFKARYLDEGPDRWRILVRNAA from the coding sequence ATGGGAGACATCGAGATCCACCGATCGAGGTCAGAGGCGACCAACCAGTCCCCCACCGCAGGCTGCACCTGCGGCGAGGTCGACGAGGAGCTTCCCGAACTCGACGTGCAGACCATCCCGCACGCCGTTCGTCACGCCGCGATCTTCGGCGCGATCGAGTCGCTGCGCCCCGGTGCGGCCATGGTGATCTCCGCCACGCACAACCCGGTACCCCTGCTCACCCAGCTCGAAGCCAAGCACGGCGCCGCTTTCAAAGCCCGCTACCTCGACGAGGGCCCCGATCGCTGGCGCATCCTGGTCCGCAACGCGGCCTGA
- a CDS encoding GNAT family N-acetyltransferase, which produces MEPITLRPWSTDDLPLLRRGNTPEMTTYLNGPETDEQVQERQERYLRLCESGEARIFAILAADQPVGSIAYWQMEWHDEPAFEAGWFVVPEAQGRGVASQALALIIEDARTQRGDRRMLTACPAIENIASNSVCRHNGFTLHGTFTETFRGADLAHNDWALDLTTV; this is translated from the coding sequence ATGGAACCAATCACCCTGCGCCCATGGTCGACCGACGATCTGCCGCTGCTGCGGCGCGGGAACACCCCCGAGATGACGACGTATCTCAACGGTCCGGAGACCGATGAGCAGGTCCAGGAGCGTCAGGAGCGCTATCTGCGGCTCTGCGAGTCCGGCGAAGCGCGCATCTTCGCCATCCTCGCGGCCGATCAGCCGGTCGGATCCATCGCGTACTGGCAGATGGAGTGGCACGACGAGCCCGCCTTCGAGGCCGGATGGTTCGTCGTGCCCGAGGCGCAGGGCAGAGGCGTCGCATCGCAGGCACTCGCCCTGATCATCGAAGATGCTCGGACGCAGCGTGGCGACAGGCGGATGCTGACCGCCTGCCCCGCCATAGAGAACATCGCGTCCAACAGCGTCTGCCGACACAACGGCTTCACGCTGCACGGCACGTTCACGGAGACCTTCCGCGGTGCAGATCTCGCCCACAACGACTGGGCGCTGGATCTGACCACGGTCTGA